In Triticum aestivum cultivar Chinese Spring chromosome 5B, IWGSC CS RefSeq v2.1, whole genome shotgun sequence, the following proteins share a genomic window:
- the LOC123115570 gene encoding uncharacterized protein, with translation MREAPPLRGYILAAAEARDRRGEGPARRASERGGSSETPLLNLGASYVRRGGRLRLRRGGPMRSGAFALAKMASLSGVWIGEGEVREEIHGALFSRPRGMMWSELLPLAHPVISQALFYIIVALRNNDPCAEVMIPGGWIVKRFLA, from the exons ATGCGCGAGGCGCCGCCGTTAAGGGGATACATACTTGCTGCCGCCGAGGCAAGAGACCGGAGGGGCGAGGGCCCCGCTCGAAGAGCGAGCGAGCGCGGCGGCTCCTCGGAGACGCCGCTGCTGAATTTGGGCGCCTCATATGTTCGACGCGGCGGCCGGCTCCGCCTTAGGCGCGGAGGACCCATGCGTTCTGGGGCCTTTGCGCTGGCAAAAATGGCGTCGTTGTCTGGCGTTTGGATCGGCGAAGGGGAGGTGCGAGAAGAGATCCACGGCGCACTGTTCAGTCGGCCGCGTGGGATGATGTGGTCGGAGCTCCTCCCATTAGCGCATCCCG TTATATCACAGGCATTATTCTATATTATTGTGGCACTAAGAAACAATGATCCATGTGCTGAAGTGATGATACCTGGAGGTTGGATTGTGAAGCGCTTCCTGGCCTGA